The Aquipuribacter hungaricus genome includes a window with the following:
- a CDS encoding SPFH domain-containing protein — protein MVTTTIDPGTFGVLRVDGATVGVLAPGRHRLPMAWRPWRRDVVRVDSRRSVVVVSGQEVASADVPGIKVSAAFTWQVVDPVRYLDASADPVDEVRLAVQVAVRDWAAASTLEELLAGRGAAGARLVPAVQAAGHDVGVQVREVVVRDVVVPVEVRRAAVAALTAQLEGRATVERARAETAALRSLANAGRLLADNPGLLQLRTVEAAASGGASVVVHLGTPVQGLTAST, from the coding sequence ATGGTCACGACGACGATCGACCCGGGGACGTTCGGCGTCCTGAGGGTAGACGGGGCGACGGTGGGAGTCCTGGCGCCGGGGCGGCACCGGCTGCCGATGGCGTGGCGGCCGTGGCGCCGGGACGTCGTCCGGGTGGACTCGCGCCGCTCGGTGGTCGTCGTGTCCGGCCAGGAGGTCGCCAGCGCCGACGTCCCGGGCATCAAGGTGTCCGCGGCGTTCACGTGGCAGGTCGTCGACCCGGTGCGCTACCTCGACGCGAGCGCCGACCCGGTCGACGAGGTGCGCCTGGCCGTCCAGGTCGCCGTCCGTGACTGGGCGGCCGCGTCCACCCTCGAGGAGCTGCTCGCGGGGCGGGGTGCGGCCGGCGCCCGCCTCGTGCCGGCGGTGCAGGCGGCGGGCCACGACGTCGGCGTGCAGGTGCGGGAGGTCGTGGTCCGCGACGTCGTCGTGCCGGTCGAGGTGCGGCGCGCAGCGGTCGCGGCGCTCACGGCGCAGCTCGAGGGCCGCGCCACCGTGGAGAGGGCGCGGGCCGAGACGGCGGCGCTCCGCTCGCTCGCCAACGCCGGCCGGCTCCTCGCGGACAACCCGGGACTGCTCCAGCTCCGGACCGTCGAGGCTGCGGCGAGCGGGGGCGCGAGCGTGGTCGTCCACCTCGGCACCCCGGTGCAGGGGCTCACGGCGAGCACCTGA